A portion of the Luteolibacter yonseiensis genome contains these proteins:
- a CDS encoding sensor histidine kinase: MEFSAAQTYRDPSQPADTGNPSFIFRQLEPGRREGMFWVLQALFWGIVCVIGILITVALRSGVEGAAWVILIRAISGFIGTAILRWIYRHPWFLKQHALTKWPFALGCCVALAVLEVLLFKAAMLGGASFPGGAENVGPRLIVVRLFIITIWSSLYFAFHLFENAHAMEMRATRAELAARENELRKLQAQMNPHFLLNSLGTVLALKDDPTAVKEVTEGLTEYLRFLLEETRPLEPLSREMDALEKYLTVQAAHFGEKMVCRIQCETAARSVLVPPMIVQPLLEDAFQHRGQADGRTQHVWVSARIEADFLRVTVYDTMEHSSRDLTTLGGGLLALSHRIQLLLGPDARVEQVSENGWSRVTAHIPVKDARKARDGIESGDDSAVEESGVLPLQQA; this comes from the coding sequence ATGGAATTCTCCGCCGCCCAGACCTACCGCGATCCGTCGCAACCCGCCGACACAGGAAACCCCAGCTTCATCTTCCGCCAGTTGGAGCCGGGTCGTCGCGAGGGGATGTTCTGGGTGTTGCAGGCGCTGTTCTGGGGAATCGTGTGTGTCATCGGTATTCTGATCACGGTGGCGCTCCGCTCGGGGGTGGAAGGCGCGGCCTGGGTAATCCTCATCCGGGCGATATCCGGTTTCATCGGCACGGCCATCCTGCGGTGGATCTACCGCCATCCGTGGTTTTTGAAACAGCACGCGCTGACGAAGTGGCCGTTCGCCCTCGGCTGCTGCGTCGCCCTGGCGGTGCTGGAGGTGCTGCTTTTCAAGGCGGCCATGCTGGGTGGGGCATCATTTCCCGGAGGAGCGGAAAACGTCGGCCCGCGGCTGATCGTGGTGCGGCTTTTCATCATCACCATCTGGAGCAGCCTTTACTTCGCGTTCCACCTTTTTGAAAACGCCCACGCCATGGAGATGCGGGCCACGCGGGCGGAGCTGGCGGCGCGTGAGAACGAGTTGAGAAAACTCCAGGCGCAGATGAATCCCCATTTCCTGCTGAACTCGCTCGGCACGGTGCTGGCCCTGAAGGACGACCCGACCGCCGTGAAGGAGGTGACGGAGGGGCTGACCGAGTACCTGCGCTTCCTGCTGGAGGAGACCCGCCCTCTGGAACCGCTCTCGCGTGAAATGGACGCGCTGGAGAAATACCTCACCGTGCAGGCCGCCCACTTCGGCGAGAAGATGGTCTGCCGCATCCAGTGCGAGACCGCCGCGCGCTCCGTGCTGGTGCCGCCGATGATCGTCCAGCCGCTGCTGGAGGACGCGTTCCAGCACCGCGGGCAGGCGGACGGAAGGACCCAGCACGTCTGGGTTTCCGCACGCATCGAGGCGGATTTCCTGCGCGTCACCGTTTACGATACGATGGAGCACTCCAGCCGGGATCTCACCACCTTGGGAGGCGGGTTGCTCGCGCTGAGCCACCGCATCCAGCTGCTGCTCGGGCCGGACGCCCGCGTCGAGCAGGTTTCGGAAAACGGCTGGAGCCGCGTGACCGCCCACATCCCGGTGAAGGATGCGAGGAAGGCGCGGGACGGCATCGAGAGCGGGGATGATTCAGCGGTCGAGGAGAGCGGGGTTCTCCCCCTCCAGCAGGCCTAG
- a CDS encoding SLC13 family permease has product MTADESGIYPSGKRHTLLLLTAVFLLAGLAFGLRLDPTSSAMQGLDPVKLRVGLGIFACIAFLWLTEALPLAITALLVPVLGCGFGLMDVKSSLAGFADPLIFLFLGGFAMAAALSSQGLDRWIANRIVIVGKGDFLIVSYLIFATTAAISMWVSNTATAAMMLPLALGILRQMPEGPASARNAVYLLLGVAYAASVGGIGTVVGTPPNGIAAAKLGIGFVEWLKFGIPAVLVLMPLLVVVLKWRCRPETLAMPRIENLGYRFDRPRLTALAIFALTATSWILSEPIAKALGVASSFDTLVALVAMIALVSTRVVSWKEIDKGTDWGVLILFGGGITLSTILSQTGTSLYMARIFSDAVGGWPVPLIIGGVILFTIFLTELTSNTALAALMVPIFFSISGELGVLPAKIILPLTIAASTGFMMPVGTPPNAIVFATGKIPQREMIRTGFVLNLVFVVALTLLAQVLF; this is encoded by the coding sequence ATGACAGCCGATGAATCCGGAATTTATCCATCAGGAAAAAGGCACACCCTCCTGCTCCTCACCGCGGTGTTCCTGCTCGCCGGACTCGCCTTCGGCCTGCGGCTGGACCCCACGTCCTCCGCAATGCAGGGGCTGGACCCGGTGAAGCTGCGGGTCGGTCTCGGCATCTTCGCCTGCATCGCCTTCCTCTGGCTCACGGAAGCGCTGCCGCTGGCCATCACCGCGCTCCTGGTCCCGGTGCTGGGCTGCGGCTTCGGACTGATGGATGTGAAGTCCTCCCTGGCGGGCTTCGCGGATCCGCTGATCTTCCTCTTCCTCGGCGGCTTCGCCATGGCCGCCGCCCTGTCGAGCCAGGGGCTGGACCGCTGGATCGCGAACCGCATCGTCATCGTGGGCAAAGGGGATTTCCTCATCGTTTCCTACCTCATCTTCGCCACCACGGCGGCCATCTCCATGTGGGTCAGCAACACCGCCACCGCCGCCATGATGCTGCCGCTCGCGCTCGGCATCCTCCGCCAGATGCCGGAAGGCCCGGCGAGCGCGCGGAACGCCGTCTACCTGCTGCTCGGCGTGGCCTACGCCGCCAGCGTCGGCGGCATCGGCACCGTCGTCGGCACCCCGCCGAACGGGATCGCCGCGGCAAAGCTCGGCATCGGCTTCGTGGAGTGGCTGAAATTCGGCATTCCCGCCGTGCTCGTCCTCATGCCGCTGCTCGTCGTCGTCCTGAAATGGAGGTGCAGGCCCGAGACGCTGGCGATGCCCAGGATCGAAAACCTCGGCTACCGGTTCGACCGTCCGCGCCTCACCGCGCTGGCCATCTTCGCCCTCACCGCCACGAGCTGGATCCTCAGCGAGCCGATCGCGAAAGCGCTCGGCGTGGCCTCGTCCTTCGACACCCTCGTCGCCCTCGTCGCGATGATCGCGCTGGTCTCCACCCGCGTCGTGAGCTGGAAGGAAATCGACAAGGGCACCGACTGGGGCGTGCTCATCCTCTTCGGCGGCGGCATCACCCTGAGCACCATCCTCAGCCAGACGGGCACCAGCCTCTACATGGCGCGGATCTTCTCCGACGCCGTCGGCGGCTGGCCCGTGCCGCTCATCATCGGCGGCGTCATCCTCTTCACCATCTTCCTCACCGAGCTCACCAGCAACACCGCCCTCGCCGCGCTCATGGTGCCCATCTTCTTCTCCATCTCCGGCGAGCTCGGCGTGCTCCCCGCCAAGATCATCCTGCCCCTCACCATCGCCGCCTCCACCGGCTTCATGATGCCCGTCGGCACCCCGCCGAACGCCATCGTCTTCGCCACCGGAAAAATCCCCCAGCGGGAGATGATCCGCACCGGCTTCGTCCTGAACCTCGTCTTCGTCGTCGCCCTCACCCTGCTGGCGCAGGTGCTGTTTTGA
- the pgsA gene encoding CDP-diacylglycerol--glycerol-3-phosphate 3-phosphatidyltransferase, with the protein MNLPNAITFSRLVMTAAFVVAVSQRSLAGYGTGLVLFIVAAVSDFVDGYLARKMGLVTPLGKLMDPLADKILVSAAFVFFTEKGLCPVWVTALIIGREFLVTGLRQIAVEAGQVLAADNLGKWKTTFQLAYLITGLVWLTGEKAKVLFPVVVPLKHLARPYAEGGWLQPVLLWGAVALTVISGWNYVWGARGLLVSKR; encoded by the coding sequence GTGAACTTACCGAATGCGATCACATTTTCCCGCCTGGTGATGACCGCCGCCTTCGTGGTGGCGGTGTCCCAGCGGTCCCTGGCCGGCTACGGTACGGGGCTGGTTCTCTTCATCGTGGCGGCGGTCAGCGACTTCGTGGACGGCTATCTGGCGAGGAAAATGGGACTGGTGACGCCGCTCGGGAAACTGATGGATCCGCTGGCGGACAAGATCCTGGTGAGCGCGGCCTTCGTGTTTTTCACGGAAAAGGGGCTTTGTCCGGTGTGGGTCACCGCGCTGATCATCGGCCGCGAGTTTCTGGTGACCGGCCTGCGGCAGATCGCCGTGGAGGCCGGGCAGGTGCTGGCGGCGGACAATCTGGGGAAATGGAAGACCACCTTCCAGCTCGCCTACCTCATCACCGGGCTCGTGTGGCTGACGGGGGAGAAGGCGAAGGTGCTGTTCCCCGTGGTGGTGCCGCTCAAGCACCTCGCCCGTCCCTATGCGGAGGGCGGGTGGCTGCAACCGGTTCTCCTGTGGGGAGCGGTCGCCCTGACGGTCATTTCCGGCTGGAACTACGTCTGGGGAGCCCGCGGGCTGCTGGTTTCCAAGCGGTGA
- a CDS encoding alpha/beta hydrolase family protein, whose protein sequence is MAGMKTFVTSAAAALISTVLLRAEAAGYDPLKVREGEVVSKTFEVKDAPRDRVLPIRVYLPEATGPAPVILFSHGLGGSRDNNPYLGNHWAKRGYAVVFVQHPGSDESVWKDVAQPDRMAAMRGAASAKNLILRVKDIPVVIDTLTAWNSEEGNPLKGRLDLKHIGMSGHSFGAVTTQSVAGQTFPGGSVSFSEPRLTAAVMFSPSPPKLGDPGEAFGSIRIPCLLMTGTLDTSPIGNTGAEDRLKVFPHLTQAPAWQVVFDKATHMSFGERDLRGNSESGNRYHTPILALTTAFWDAGLKGDAGAKDWLSGDGAKAALAAGDRWELNERARAGR, encoded by the coding sequence ATGGCTGGCATGAAGACCTTCGTCACGTCCGCCGCCGCCGCGTTGATTTCCACCGTCCTGCTCAGGGCGGAGGCCGCCGGTTATGATCCGCTGAAGGTGAGGGAGGGCGAGGTCGTTTCAAAAACCTTCGAGGTGAAGGATGCCCCGCGCGACCGGGTGCTGCCGATCCGTGTCTATCTGCCGGAAGCCACCGGGCCCGCTCCGGTCATTCTGTTTTCCCATGGTCTGGGCGGCTCGCGGGACAACAATCCCTATCTGGGCAACCATTGGGCGAAGCGGGGCTACGCCGTTGTCTTCGTCCAGCACCCGGGCAGCGACGAGAGCGTCTGGAAGGACGTGGCCCAACCCGACCGCATGGCGGCGATGAGAGGGGCCGCTTCCGCGAAAAACCTGATCCTGCGGGTGAAGGACATCCCGGTCGTGATCGATACCCTGACCGCATGGAATTCGGAGGAGGGAAACCCGTTGAAAGGGCGGCTGGACTTGAAACACATCGGCATGTCCGGCCATTCGTTCGGCGCGGTCACCACCCAGTCGGTCGCGGGGCAGACCTTTCCCGGCGGCTCCGTATCATTTTCGGAACCCCGCCTCACCGCCGCGGTGATGTTCAGCCCCAGCCCGCCGAAGCTGGGTGATCCGGGCGAGGCGTTCGGATCGATCAGGATTCCCTGCCTGCTGATGACCGGCACCCTCGACACCAGCCCGATCGGCAACACCGGAGCGGAGGACCGGCTGAAGGTTTTTCCGCACCTCACGCAGGCTCCGGCGTGGCAGGTTGTGTTCGACAAGGCGACGCACATGAGCTTCGGCGAGCGGGATTTGCGGGGGAATTCCGAAAGCGGCAACCGCTATCATACGCCCATCCTCGCCCTGACGACGGCGTTCTGGGATGCCGGGCTGAAGGGGGATGCCGGCGCGAAGGATTGGTTGTCAGGCGATGGCGCGAAGGCCGCCCTTGCCGCCGGTGACCGGTGGGAGCTGAACGAGCGCGCCAGGGCAGGCCGCTGA
- the gnd gene encoding decarboxylating NADP(+)-dependent phosphogluconate dehydrogenase has product MSNSDFGLIGLAVMGQNLVLNVESRGFQVSVYNRTASVTDEFTAKHPDKKIVGEHTLEGFVKSLASPRKVMIMVKAGGPVDAVIESLIPLLDKGDIIIDGGNSLYTDTERRDKWLGDLGFRFIGAGVSGGEEGARKGPSIMPGGPASTWEVMKPIFESIAAVAEGEPCVFHIGPGGAGHYVKMIHNGIEYGDMQLICEAYNIFKAAGFTPEELAEVFTEWNEGDLESYLIQITSKIFAQKDPETGKPLVDLILDTAGQKGTGKWTLINAVENAVVISTINAAVEARILSSMKDKRVEASKVLEGPKAEIDIKKKKLVKKVHDALFASKIISYAQGLDLIAAMGKEKDWGLDLGKIAAIWRGGCIIRARFLNDITDAYRTNPQLENLMLAPFFTDLLNEFQENWREVISLATLAGIPVPAFSASLGYYDSYRSAVLPANLLQAQRDFFGAHTYERTDKPRGEFSHTDWPEVIG; this is encoded by the coding sequence ATGAGCAATAGCGATTTCGGACTCATTGGTCTGGCCGTCATGGGCCAGAATCTCGTTCTCAACGTGGAATCCCGCGGCTTCCAGGTCTCGGTTTACAACCGCACGGCCTCCGTCACCGACGAATTCACCGCCAAGCATCCTGACAAGAAAATCGTCGGCGAGCACACGCTCGAAGGCTTCGTGAAATCCCTCGCCTCCCCGCGCAAGGTCATGATCATGGTGAAGGCCGGTGGTCCCGTGGACGCCGTCATCGAGTCGCTCATCCCGCTTCTCGACAAGGGCGACATCATCATCGACGGCGGCAACTCCCTCTACACCGACACCGAGCGCCGCGACAAGTGGCTCGGCGACCTCGGCTTCCGCTTCATCGGCGCCGGCGTCTCCGGCGGTGAGGAAGGCGCGCGCAAGGGCCCGTCCATCATGCCCGGCGGCCCCGCCTCCACCTGGGAGGTCATGAAGCCCATCTTCGAAAGCATCGCCGCCGTCGCCGAAGGCGAGCCATGCGTCTTCCACATCGGACCCGGCGGTGCCGGCCACTACGTGAAGATGATCCACAACGGCATCGAGTACGGCGACATGCAGCTCATCTGCGAAGCCTACAACATCTTCAAGGCCGCCGGCTTCACTCCCGAGGAACTCGCCGAGGTCTTCACCGAGTGGAACGAGGGCGACCTCGAGTCCTACCTCATCCAGATCACTTCCAAGATCTTCGCGCAGAAGGATCCCGAAACCGGCAAGCCGCTCGTGGACCTCATCCTCGACACCGCCGGCCAGAAGGGCACCGGCAAGTGGACGCTCATCAACGCCGTCGAGAACGCCGTCGTCATCTCCACCATCAACGCCGCCGTGGAAGCCCGCATCCTCTCTTCCATGAAGGACAAGCGCGTGGAAGCCAGCAAGGTGCTCGAAGGACCGAAGGCCGAGATCGACATCAAGAAGAAGAAGCTCGTGAAAAAGGTCCACGACGCGCTCTTCGCCTCCAAGATCATCTCCTACGCGCAGGGTCTCGACCTCATCGCCGCCATGGGCAAGGAAAAGGACTGGGGCCTCGACCTCGGAAAAATCGCCGCCATCTGGCGCGGCGGCTGCATCATCCGCGCCCGTTTCCTCAACGACATCACGGACGCCTACCGCACCAACCCGCAGCTTGAGAACCTCATGCTCGCCCCGTTCTTCACGGACCTCCTCAACGAGTTCCAGGAAAACTGGCGCGAGGTCATCAGCCTCGCCACCCTCGCCGGCATCCCGGTCCCCGCGTTCAGCGCGTCGCTCGGCTACTACGACAGCTACCGCAGCGCCGTCCTCCCCGCGAACCTGCTCCAGGCCCAGCGCGACTTCTTCGGCGCGCACACCTACGAGCGCACCGACAAACCGCGCGGCGAGTTCTCCCACACCGACTGGCCGGAAGTCATCGGCTGA
- the gcvH gene encoding glycine cleavage system protein GcvH: MNIPSDLRYAASHEWVRLDGDIATVGISDHAQEELTDVVFVELPALGRAVDAGDPTAVVESVKAASDIYAPLGGEIVEANPDVEADPSLVNSDPYGKGWIFKIQVKNVEHFTKLMDAAAYGAQIG, encoded by the coding sequence ATGAACATCCCGTCCGATCTCCGCTACGCCGCCTCACACGAATGGGTCCGCCTTGATGGCGACATCGCCACCGTTGGCATTTCCGACCACGCCCAAGAGGAGCTCACCGACGTCGTCTTCGTCGAGCTTCCCGCCTTGGGCCGTGCCGTGGATGCGGGCGACCCGACCGCCGTGGTGGAATCCGTGAAGGCCGCCAGTGACATCTACGCCCCGCTCGGCGGCGAGATCGTGGAGGCGAATCCGGACGTCGAAGCGGATCCCTCCCTGGTGAACTCGGATCCCTACGGCAAGGGCTGGATCTTCAAGATCCAGGTGAAAAACGTGGAGCACTTCACCAAGCTGATGGACGCCGCCGCCTACGGCGCGCAGATCGGCTGA
- a CDS encoding DUF4256 domain-containing protein has product MKAAGPKRQLSPEQRDGLLGVLKTRFEKHTGRHKGIQWAEVEARLAAAPGKLWSLNEMNDTGGEPDVVGLDKKTGEYLFFDCSPESPKGRVSVCYDREGLESRKEHRPKDTAVDMAEAMGVELLTEEEYHALQKLGEFDLKTSSWMKTPEDVRKLGGALFGDRRFGRVFTYHNGAQSYYSARGFRASLRV; this is encoded by the coding sequence ATGAAAGCCGCCGGACCGAAAAGACAGCTCTCACCGGAGCAGCGCGATGGATTGCTCGGCGTTTTGAAAACCCGTTTCGAGAAACACACGGGCCGCCACAAGGGGATCCAATGGGCGGAGGTGGAGGCAAGGCTTGCGGCAGCTCCCGGGAAACTGTGGTCGCTCAACGAGATGAACGACACCGGCGGCGAGCCGGACGTGGTCGGGCTGGACAAGAAGACGGGTGAATATCTGTTTTTCGACTGCTCGCCGGAAAGCCCCAAGGGCCGCGTGAGCGTTTGTTACGACCGCGAGGGCCTGGAGTCCCGCAAGGAGCACCGCCCGAAGGATACCGCGGTGGACATGGCGGAGGCCATGGGGGTGGAGCTGCTGACCGAGGAGGAGTATCACGCGCTCCAGAAGCTGGGGGAGTTTGATTTGAAAACATCGAGCTGGATGAAAACCCCGGAGGATGTGCGGAAGCTCGGTGGCGCGTTGTTCGGAGACCGCCGGTTCGGCCGTGTCTTCACCTATCACAACGGCGCACAGTCCTATTATTCCGCCCGCGGGTTCCGGGCCTCGCTGCGGGTGTAG
- a CDS encoding GNAT family N-acetyltransferase → MIRKPEACVIRQATAEDAAAVEALYRELISDPLIHVSRSHVGKLFLSDTSFLLVAELDGIVRGTALLNLCQDAMYRAQPFGVVENVVVSEKARGHGIGRQLLTHVEHLAITRDCTKLMLLSSATRTSAHAFFRRCGFTGDTKLGFVKYRSRFGIR, encoded by the coding sequence ATGATCCGCAAACCGGAGGCCTGCGTGATCCGGCAGGCCACGGCGGAGGACGCGGCGGCGGTGGAGGCCCTTTATCGCGAACTGATTTCCGATCCCCTCATCCACGTCTCCCGGAGCCATGTCGGCAAGCTGTTCCTTTCGGACACCAGCTTCCTGCTCGTGGCGGAGCTGGACGGCATCGTCCGGGGCACGGCGCTGCTGAACCTGTGCCAGGATGCGATGTACCGCGCCCAGCCTTTCGGCGTGGTGGAGAATGTCGTCGTTTCTGAAAAGGCGCGCGGCCACGGCATCGGCCGGCAGTTGCTGACCCATGTCGAGCACCTGGCCATCACCCGCGACTGCACGAAGCTGATGCTCCTGAGCAGCGCGACCCGCACGTCCGCCCATGCCTTCTTCCGCCGCTGCGGCTTCACCGGCGACACCAAGCTCGGATTCGTCAAGTACCGCAGCCGCTTCGGCATCCGTTGA
- a CDS encoding ABC transporter ATP-binding protein, producing MLLCFKVHGLMADITPAVEIKDLVKDFRTSFRKQLLRAVDGVSIRIMPGEVYGLIGPNGSGKSTTMKALLGLVAPTSGNCSIFGKDSLKVDSRNDVGFLPENPYFYKHLSGAETLRFYGKLCGLRGRKLEDRVNELLSLVDLEGARDRRIGGYSKGMLQRIGLAQALVQEPRLVILDEPTAGVDPIGSRQIRDLIFKLRERGITVFLCSHLLEQVQEVCDHVGIIFRGKMVKEGRLEDLIAIEDQTEIILKDASPELVEQIRSLVAASSGTSLVRTGKPRTTLERLFLRETQGGDQ from the coding sequence ATGCTGCTGTGTTTCAAGGTGCACGGGCTGATGGCTGATATTACCCCCGCAGTTGAGATCAAGGACCTGGTGAAGGACTTCCGCACGTCGTTCCGCAAGCAATTGCTGCGGGCGGTGGACGGGGTGTCGATCCGCATCATGCCGGGCGAGGTTTACGGCCTCATCGGGCCTAACGGTTCGGGAAAGTCCACCACCATGAAGGCGCTGCTCGGGCTGGTGGCCCCCACCTCGGGGAACTGCTCCATCTTCGGCAAGGATTCGCTCAAGGTGGACTCGCGCAACGACGTGGGCTTCCTGCCGGAAAATCCTTATTTCTACAAACACCTGAGCGGTGCCGAGACCCTGCGGTTCTATGGCAAGCTCTGCGGACTCCGGGGACGCAAGCTGGAGGACAGGGTGAACGAGCTGCTCTCGCTGGTGGATCTGGAAGGCGCGCGGGACCGCCGCATCGGCGGATATTCGAAAGGCATGCTCCAGCGCATCGGACTGGCGCAGGCGCTGGTGCAGGAGCCGCGCCTCGTGATCCTGGACGAGCCGACGGCGGGCGTGGACCCCATCGGCTCGCGGCAGATCCGGGACCTGATTTTCAAACTGCGCGAACGCGGCATCACCGTCTTCCTCTGCTCCCACCTGCTGGAACAGGTGCAGGAGGTGTGCGACCACGTAGGCATCATCTTCCGCGGAAAAATGGTGAAGGAAGGCAGGCTGGAGGACCTCATCGCGATCGAGGACCAGACGGAGATCATCCTGAAGGACGCGAGTCCGGAACTGGTGGAACAGATCCGGTCGCTGGTGGCGGCTTCCTCCGGAACCTCCCTGGTCCGCACCGGCAAGCCACGGACCACTCTCGAAAGACTTTTCCTCCGCGAAACACAAGGAGGTGACCAATGA
- a CDS encoding ATP-binding protein has product MSALPPTEAVYSRISVPLITAIIVALCWLLYWQTDELRGRQRWIEHSYEVKLEVEELDRSFRELEGVQRAIWLTGKTGNGLQDRASQLHVKLEEHELKLRQLVADNAAQGLLVEELSRLLDIRMSIMSRNADELAGLDEQDRTDRIMSGVLAANAVEGQLEKIRVSEQRLLDERAKGVADGNKRVLTLAFGGSLLAVFVMLLTVYRDRKNRQVRDRYLARLAEARDTALDAVQATSTFVATVSHEIRTPMNGVLGAADLLRQDTRLDRRQRELVETIHYSGEALLDLVNDILDLSKLQAGKMDFATEEFSLSHVLEESMALFADAAGRKQLELAHRIAPEVPHKLKGDPMRLRQVLLNLVGNAVKFTERGSVVVDVSCRGGDDNRLVLRFRVSDTGPGIPAEEQGRLFVPFGQVNAAINRRHSGTGLGLAISMEIVQRLGGTIGVESKPGTGATFWFTARFEDAGVMEKGAERLCGGGTLLLLEGRDLTAGTIEQHVLGWGMKVRIVADLKSLETLPEIPDLAVVLIGRVTDASWRELMARISTRRDARDIPRFLLSAPHEAPEEHEIAANGVQACLRFPFRPSDLYNLLADERPEPAAHKQQEGALPHARILLVEDNQINQRVFSRQLEMLGMDMIVRDDGQKGVDARIAGDIDLILMDCQLPTMDGFEATRRIRSWEAKTGALRVPIIAVTAHVMSGDAEACFQAGMDDYLPKPFDLVKLRRKLGQWLQRANETASEGPAWVKPAPPRTLDSQQLGECLTGNEELDHDLIGAALEETGRRHDEMTKAFHEANDRLWKAAAHQGVGTAATMGFAELAEHFRKAEMEKDGNQRELLLERLGALIEKTRQSLIVLGLLEGENPALLDR; this is encoded by the coding sequence ATGTCCGCATTGCCACCCACTGAAGCCGTTTATTCGAGAATCAGCGTCCCGCTGATCACGGCCATCATCGTGGCACTGTGCTGGTTGCTGTATTGGCAGACGGACGAATTGCGGGGGCGGCAGCGCTGGATCGAGCACAGTTACGAGGTGAAGCTGGAGGTCGAGGAGCTGGACCGCAGTTTCCGGGAACTCGAGGGGGTCCAGCGGGCGATATGGCTCACCGGGAAGACCGGGAACGGCTTGCAGGACCGGGCTTCGCAACTGCACGTGAAGCTGGAGGAACACGAGCTGAAGCTCAGGCAACTGGTGGCGGACAACGCGGCCCAGGGCCTGCTGGTGGAGGAGCTTTCGAGATTGCTGGACATCCGGATGTCCATCATGAGCCGCAATGCGGACGAGCTGGCGGGACTCGACGAGCAGGATCGCACGGACCGGATCATGAGCGGCGTGCTGGCGGCGAACGCGGTGGAAGGCCAGTTGGAGAAGATCCGTGTTTCGGAGCAGAGGTTGCTGGACGAGCGTGCCAAGGGGGTGGCGGATGGCAACAAGCGCGTGCTGACACTCGCCTTCGGTGGTTCGCTGCTGGCGGTTTTCGTCATGTTGCTGACGGTTTACCGGGACCGGAAGAACCGGCAGGTGAGGGACCGGTATCTGGCCCGTCTGGCCGAGGCCCGGGACACGGCGCTGGACGCCGTGCAGGCCACCTCCACCTTCGTGGCGACGGTGAGCCATGAGATCCGCACCCCGATGAACGGCGTGCTGGGCGCGGCGGACCTGCTGCGGCAGGACACGCGGCTGGACCGCAGGCAGCGCGAGCTGGTGGAGACCATCCATTACTCCGGCGAGGCGCTGCTGGATCTGGTCAACGACATCCTCGACCTGTCCAAGCTCCAGGCCGGAAAAATGGATTTCGCCACCGAGGAATTTTCCCTGTCGCACGTTCTGGAGGAGAGCATGGCGTTGTTCGCGGACGCCGCGGGACGCAAGCAACTGGAGCTGGCCCACCGCATCGCCCCGGAGGTGCCGCACAAGCTCAAGGGAGACCCGATGCGGCTGCGGCAGGTATTGCTGAACCTGGTGGGGAACGCGGTGAAATTCACGGAACGCGGCAGCGTGGTGGTGGATGTGAGCTGCCGCGGCGGCGATGACAACCGTCTGGTCCTGCGGTTCCGGGTGAGCGACACCGGCCCGGGCATCCCGGCGGAGGAGCAGGGACGCCTGTTCGTCCCGTTCGGCCAGGTGAATGCGGCGATCAACCGCCGCCATTCCGGCACGGGGCTGGGCCTGGCGATTTCCATGGAGATCGTGCAGCGCCTCGGCGGCACGATCGGCGTGGAGAGCAAGCCCGGGACCGGGGCCACCTTCTGGTTCACCGCCCGCTTCGAGGATGCCGGGGTCATGGAAAAGGGGGCGGAGCGTCTTTGCGGTGGCGGCACCCTGTTGCTGCTGGAGGGGCGGGATCTCACCGCCGGCACCATCGAGCAACATGTGCTGGGGTGGGGGATGAAGGTCCGCATCGTGGCGGATCTCAAGTCTTTGGAAACCCTGCCGGAAATTCCGGATCTCGCGGTGGTCCTCATCGGGCGCGTCACGGATGCGTCATGGCGCGAACTGATGGCCCGCATTTCCACCCGCAGGGATGCGCGGGACATCCCCCGTTTCCTGCTCAGCGCGCCGCATGAGGCTCCCGAGGAGCATGAGATCGCCGCGAACGGCGTCCAGGCCTGCCTCAGGTTTCCCTTCCGCCCGTCCGATTTGTACAACCTCCTCGCGGACGAGCGGCCGGAGCCCGCCGCCCACAAGCAGCAGGAGGGCGCCCTGCCCCATGCGAGGATCCTCCTGGTGGAGGACAACCAGATCAACCAGCGGGTTTTCAGCCGCCAGCTGGAGATGCTCGGCATGGACATGATCGTCCGCGACGACGGGCAGAAAGGGGTGGACGCCCGGATCGCCGGAGACATCGACCTGATCCTGATGGATTGCCAGCTTCCGACGATGGACGGCTTCGAGGCCACGCGGCGCATCCGCAGTTGGGAGGCGAAAACGGGAGCCCTGCGCGTGCCGATCATCGCCGTCACCGCCCACGTCATGAGCGGGGATGCGGAAGCCTGTTTCCAGGCGGGGATGGACGACTACCTGCCGAAGCCCTTCGATCTGGTGAAACTCCGCCGCAAGCTCGGCCAATGGCTGCAACGCGCGAACGAGACCGCCAGCGAGGGACCTGCCTGGGTGAAACCCGCGCCGCCGCGCACGCTGGACAGCCAGCAGCTCGGAGAATGCCTCACCGGAAACGAGGAGCTGGACCACGACCTGATCGGTGCCGCGCTGGAGGAAACCGGCCGGCGTCATGACGAGATGACCAAGGCGTTCCACGAGGCGAACGACAGGTTGTGGAAAGCCGCCGCCCATCAGGGCGTGGGAACCGCCGCCACCATGGGATTCGCCGAACTCGCGGAACACTTCCGCAAGGCGGAGATGGAAAAGGACGGAAACCAGCGCGAGCTCCTGCTGGAGAGACTCGGCGCGTTGATCGAGAAGACCCGCCAGTCCCTCATCGTGCTAGGCCTGCTGGAGGGGGAGAACCCCGCTCTCCTCGACCGCTGA